In Camelina sativa cultivar DH55 chromosome 16, Cs, whole genome shotgun sequence, a single window of DNA contains:
- the LOC104751579 gene encoding sm-like protein LSM3B produces MSGEEDATVREPLDLIRLSLDERIYVKLRSDRELRGKLHAFDQHLNMILGDVEETITTVEIDDETYEEIVRTTKRTIDYLFVRGDGVILVAPPLRTALG; encoded by the exons ATGTCCGGCGAGGAAGACGCCACCGTGAGGGAGCCACTAGATCTGATTCGACTGAGTCTTGACGAGAGAATCTATGTCAAGCTCCGTTCAGACCGCGAACTTCGCGGCAAGCTCCAC GCGTTTGATCAGCATTTGAACATGATTCTGGGTGATGTTGAAGAAACTATCACAACAGTTGAAATCGATGACGAAACATACGAAGAGATTGTCCGG ACAACAAAGCGGACGATTGATTATCTGTTTGTGAGAGGAGATGGAGTAATATTGGTGGCTCCACCACTGAGGACAGCCttaggttaa